A stretch of DNA from Ctenopharyngodon idella isolate HZGC_01 chromosome 6, HZGC01, whole genome shotgun sequence:
CTAAAGCACAAACAGTTACATACATATATTCTTAAATGGACAAACCATATAATTAATGTGTctataatctttaatcaaaatatgatTTCACATTTTACACGCAAACGCTTGTAATCACTCAAGCAACAAGTTTGACACACTGATTTAAAATCACACAAGTAATACATGTCAATATGTAACAAAGTTACACTTTGATTAATATGTTTGTTGAaacaaaatagaacaaaaaaatggaaaaagtagaataaaaaataaaagaaataagtacACAGAATTCAAACCATGATGGGTTTATAAAAATGAGGTTGACATTTCTCAgaagacaaaaacattttttcaaacatcctttgtgtgctttatttttctggacctctcaccatttttttttttaaatatcaggaTATCATTTAAcctgatcaaaaatatattgtCCATGTATGTTACTTTCTACATTTATGTAAACATTGTCATCATCTCCCTTTTAATGTCTCATCTTAAAAatagatataaataaattttagtaaaaataatatGTGGAATAAGAGATGGAGTTGCTTTACAGTTTTAAGTAGCTATGGGCAACTGTGAAGGCAGAGGATCTGACTCTTCACTTGTGCTGAAGTCAGAGATAGAAGGGGAATCTTTCTGCTCTGAATCTGGCCCAGGATTTGCAGTTTGAAGATCATCTTCCTGAGGGAACAGTTCAGGATGTTGACGAAAACACTCCTGCATGCTTCTGAACTCCTCCAGACAGTCTGAGCCCTTCAACTCTTCTTGACTTAAGTGGAAGCAGGTGAATGCTGTCTTAAACTGCTCTCCACATACTCCACTTGCCATCCCTCCTAAACACGGACAGTCCCAATTTATCTCACCACTCGGCAAAATGAGACCTGAATACACAGAGATAGTGCGGTAGATATAaagttatacatttttaaactgaATCTCAAGAAGGAAGTATTTCTTTCgatcaaatataatttacagaTTAACTAACCTTTTTCTGCATGGTCCTCATTTGCATCCTCATCAACCAGTTTTACAGTGCTAGGAATTTCATGCTCTTCCTTGGTAACAAATATGACTTGGTCCTTCCCTGTAAATAGTTAATGaagacaattaatattcagttattaagtaaataagtaataaataatatataataataataataataataatgtttaaaacactttatttttatttttataaataaataagttgtgGTAAACTACTTCCATGGTGAACATTCAGATGTACACATGTTGATTTacccatcattttttttaattatttttttacatttgattgttacatttattttagtgtGGTCAATGATGTATTGTGAGCTGCTATTACTAGAATAGATGCCTTTTTAGAAAATCTTTcagtttatatattatattcttgaaataaaatactagaaataaaaataaaacaacaataaaacaaatttttagcatcagtgaggtaaaaataaaataatcggAAGTCAAAGTATTCACGCTATTACGAGAAGGTCATTGCTATCACTTTTGTCTTATAGCTAGATTCATGTTTCACAGATATTACTTAAACTAAATGAGCAAAGAGACAATCATGCTGATTAACAGTTTTGCTCCgcgtaaaaatgtaaaaaaaaattgctctaTTACCTTCCCCGTTGATTGCAGTCATTTCTTTTTACATATAATAAAGGAAATTTAATAGAAATAATGCAGCACTTGCGCTGATTTTACGGCGCTTTGTTATCAATATTTTGCAGTATCAAAGTGCCCGGTTCACCAGCATCGATCAACCACTATCTAGCCTAAAGACTTGAATGAACTTTGATCTATCCTTCCTCCTGTCAATCTTATCCCACATGCCGCTTTCAACCAACCCAGGTCATCGAATCAAATATCATGACGTCATAACCAGTAGACGAGGGCCCCAAATGTTTGCCTCTCAGAATGCCTGCAAAAAAGAAtaaacccattttttttttctgctttttaaaaaaaacactttactgTAATTGTTGTGAACAGTACTcttaaatatgaataaacatAAGTCATTAAAACTTAAACTCTGAAAATCCCATCAGTTCTTGACCTAACTTCAGAAAAGGAAAAAGCCATAAATATTGTACTTGAGTTTACTGAAATATGGCATTTCTCTTTCAGTTAAATATAGCTAACACAATCCAGAGGGTGTGTGAGGTACTTAAGGCATTTTTACAGAAACCTGCTAATTTTAATATGTCAAATGCCAAAAGACAGAATCTGagtcatgtttaatcattaAAGGTCTATTTAGACCTTCTCATAGCCACAAATGAAACAATCGTATCTCCCAAAAACGAGTTTTTATTGAGAATGATCAGTCTTTGCTGAACATATTTGTTCGGaacatttctttttacagtccaaaagggaaaaaaaataaaaacagaaaatgggtctattttacattgttgcacaCTGCATTAAATGTCATATATACAGACACCCAATGATACAGTAAAATGGGCTTAATTTTGGAATTAAACAGACTATAGGTGTAACCAGTTGTCTGCCAATGAAGCTCTCAGTGATGTATTCTGAACAAAAGGATTCCAGCGTTAatgagtacacacacacaaaacaaaaaaaaacaaaacaaaaaaaaaaaacaccattggTGCCACACTGTGTATTGCATTTCCTTGGTTGTGATGCTGCCTTGTTTAGAATTGACAAACTATTCTGCTGACTGAAAACCAAGCACCTGTTTGGTTCTCAGATCTCTAGTCATAACTAACCATCAcaatttatgattaattatggtACGAGGAGTTATAAAGAGCCTTACACTAAACAATAGCTattatggacaaaaaaatgccTGTTAGCTTCGCATACAAGACCGATATGACTGACAAACAGACGTAACAGATAGTTTGTGTGTGGAAACAAAATTGGCAGTGTTGAGTAAATCACTCACCCAACATTAGCAATACTTTCTGGAAAATCCTTTTACCAGGCATAACTAGGTTCagacagaaaataaagaaaagggCGAATGAAGGGATACATGGAGAGAGGAAGGACAGACTGAGGAAAAGGGAACATTTCTGAATATTCCTAGTCAGAGCTCACAGAGTCCATCTTTACTGTCCCGTCCATGAAGTTCAGTTTCATCACTGAATTTTAGAAACGCTTTGCCACTCCTGACAAATAAGAGAACACACTCGGCCTAAACTAAAGCCTAAGAACACGTTCTCCCAAAACAGCACTCGTGACAGACCATTTTGGATGCTCAAAtcacaccaaaataaaaataaaatgacaacaacaatcataaaataataaaagtgttttgtaaGATGTCAGCAAATATGTGTGCGATTTGTGAATGTCATTGTTTAGAAGAGTAGCGCTCCCATGCTGCCGACTTCACTCTGTTCCTTAACAAATATCTCAAAGTACTGATAGATGATGGTAACAGCCAATAGGATTCCTGTTCCAGAGCCGATGGCACCCAGGAAGTCAGCCATTACCGAAAGGCCTCCGATACATAGTCCACCAAATGCAGCAGCTGTGGGGATGTACCTgaataacaaaaagaaaaagtgtgaGGTTAACGAAGATCCTGATAATCAAGTATTTACAAGCTGAGCTTACAGAGCAAGTGTGTTAGCGGCTCACCTGTTGAGTTCATGAACCATGGAGGTCTCTCTGTGTCCCCTCATTACCATCTGCTGTTCTTTCAGCTGCTTGGCCacctaaaacacacatacacacattacaACTTCATATCAAATGATCAAATACAGTGTTGATAAATAAACAAGAGCTAATGACTCACATCTTTGGCAGATGATCCAGAAACTTCAATCCAGGTCTTAGAAAAGAAGGCACAGGATCccagcatgaatataatgtagaTCACTGCATGGACTGGGTCATCAAGCACAGAACCAAATGACTCCGGAGGAGACAGATAGTAACACAGACCGCCTACAGGGTAGGCACGAGCCGGACCACCAGTTGATGTatcctacaaaaaaaaaaaaaaaaaaaaaaaaaaaaaggattatagGAAGGTTCTCTCTTCTATATCTGTTTCTGGACTGTATCCTATAAAACATGCTCTGAATTTGCAATATACATTTAGTCTCAAGCGCAATAAATGgtacactacaaaaaaaaaaaaaaaagcattggtGACACTTACAGACCAAGTTCCCAAGAGGTTGACCAGGAAGTTGCCGCTAAAGCGGGTGGAGAGCATCTGAGAGATGACGTAAAGGTTAGAAACCAGAGCAGACTGCAGGATGATGGGAATATTGGAGGTGTAGAACAGCTTGATGGGATATGTGTTGTACTGGCCACGGTAACGTGCAGACTTGATGGGCAGGTCGACTCTGAAGCCCTGtacaaaacaatttaaatcaattttaaagTACTTCATTGGCGTGACTGCGTTTATGTACAATATTGCCAAAGCATTATAAAAAACAAGTAATGACAAGAAGAagaaatatacaatattaaagtaacataataaaatagttaaaataaggtgctaagtaataaataaaatatacaaacacatacacacatatataaacatttatcaagacattatgaacaaaaaaaaaaaatattagaatgaCATATGTACATGTATAGtctttattatatttatcaagAAGGGTGTGTTACCTGGAAGTATATGACAACCGCAAAGACAAAGACTGTTGCAATGAGGTTCATGAGGTTAGGCAGGTTCTGTCTGTAAAAGGCCTCTCTCAGAGCACGTACTTTATCAGTACGAGTGGCCAACAGGTGGAACAGTGCAATAATGGCTCCTTCAAACTCAGTGCCTGAATATGCACAAATGAAAATCAGTCTACATCACCAAAGaatgatttaaaacatgatgCTGTGTCCTGAACTCATACCTCTGCCTGTGTTGACTGTGGTTGGGCTGAATGCCTTCCATACGATTGTCTCACAGATGTTTGTGGCGATGAAGAGTGAGATACCAGAGCCCAAACCGTAACCTTTCTGCAGCAACTCATCCAGCAGCAACACGATCAGACCGGCCACAAACAACTACAGGAACGACACACAGATTTAATC
This window harbors:
- the chchd4b gene encoding coiled-coil-helix-coiled-coil-helix domain containing 4b → MTAINGEGKDQVIFVTKEEHEIPSTVKLVDEDANEDHAEKGLILPSGEINWDCPCLGGMASGVCGEQFKTAFTCFHLSQEELKGSDCLEEFRSMQECFRQHPELFPQEDDLQTANPGPDSEQKDSPSISDFSTSEESDPLPSQLPIAT
- the sec61a1 gene encoding protein transport protein Sec61 subunit alpha-like 1 — encoded protein: MAIKFLEVIKPFCAVLPEIQKPERKIQFREKVLWTAITLFIFLVCCQIPLFGIMSSDSADPFYWMRVILASNRGTLMELGISPIVTSGLIMQLLAGAKIIEVGDTPKDRALFNGAQKLFGMIITIGQAIVYVMTGMYGDPSEMGAGICLLIIIQLFVAGLIVLLLDELLQKGYGLGSGISLFIATNICETIVWKAFSPTTVNTGRGTEFEGAIIALFHLLATRTDKVRALREAFYRQNLPNLMNLIATVFVFAVVIYFQGFRVDLPIKSARYRGQYNTYPIKLFYTSNIPIILQSALVSNLYVISQMLSTRFSGNFLVNLLGTWSDTSTGGPARAYPVGGLCYYLSPPESFGSVLDDPVHAVIYIIFMLGSCAFFSKTWIEVSGSSAKDVAKQLKEQQMVMRGHRETSMVHELNRYIPTAAAFGGLCIGGLSVMADFLGAIGSGTGILLAVTIIYQYFEIFVKEQSEVGSMGALLF